A single region of the Anopheles funestus chromosome X, idAnoFuneDA-416_04, whole genome shotgun sequence genome encodes:
- the LOC125770772 gene encoding mitogen-activated protein kinase kinase kinase 5 isoform X1, whose protein sequence is MEETETHAVVSSVKNSGSMSNLSDISGNTAIQVSGASSHAGHARPRMDIAVVIDCEKSAFLSHRKAALEEVRQACAQVGANLQLLQFEVLDYGDLNTLEYFYNADVVVVDLSVQTQQSTLCYQLGVRESFEMNENIVIYNDTQNEATLRMKISCGNYQFISYRLHETGSVIITSPLKASADEQAAQSQLQQTLQQQPIQQQQQQQQQQQQHMTTLVAALRRLFQDVEIQSKAHLREKFLADLRSLRDQHAGNVEELQRMLRNMRKRLDDPHVLSKEIVQTYMLSLRDVQDYDAMVQLVDDLQTIPNKQNYINTGHMHYLYAFALNRRNHEGDRERALRTCTKALEKKENHFPDMLCLYGRIYKDIFVESNHTDNESLKNAIIWYRKSFEVQPNEFAGINLATLLVIDGKDFTDNELQHIGMKLNNLIGKKGSLSQIKDYWNVATFFEISVLAENYAKAIQAAECMFKLRPPKWYLKSTIGNIMLIDRARKRTDETASMSIEQQIFEFWMEFFLEATAREPSSMVRFPILILEPQKIYMPSYVSIHMDAEQKSIDITNICQQHTKGTCLKLHDFNFLASQIKSVSLYKRDERCAYLYVHHNSDDFQMFFPSVQCRQTFYDLILQMTADQGSGFIDLSSAETTADELKYEYEMDDEGQRILLGKGTYGAVYAARDLTTQVKIAVKEVYERNTHDVQPLHEEIKLHSQLRHRNIVQYWGSKSENQYFKIFMEQVPGGSLSALLSSKWGPLKDNETTIAFYSRQILEGLKYLHDQKIVHRDIKGGNVLVNTYSGVVKISDFGTSKRLAGINPATETFTGTLQYMAPEVIDQGVRGYGPAADIWSFGCTVVEMATGKPPFVELGCPQAAMFKVGFYKTHPNIPEELSTVSKNFILRCFEVNVDKRATAAELLEDPFLCEKHKKMRPSFSSSSTISGLPHPAAGCEFSRSVSMPADRHNAKTLTSQQSSASCNTPTFSSETEASSIPPLNSSIGIHTASRSMTERKNKHSFQLTPIKMPKMPNSVSSIGNIAETPSLEMDPAEQTSTVFQLNRRSSSGGLLSPEIDITTATASKLPLAGEANESDGFYLLKKDSQRRQTLDKVLCHDVKKICELWLTKIEPDANQELAITRDHLEMLLNGLRKYIAEQRTDTLEQAIAQLKEQPNFNSTAIVQLHLALYAFQNTVITVLRSHNIKPHWMFALENLVKSAVHAGITILSPKLGANLAGNAPNDDEYDEENNDITAPVVRTVLVNGRPQGPGHHGRDERDGMIGVGYDCDYDVYDLPEGEEEPIDELEEQLTATTTTSGHGTGYSVRSNKPRARSHGADTATGTPLQKKTRWKTLCEQVEALRAENQRLKEYLLESQQSYQSAFRAVLESGAFARCLTDQLVALMERCLHEHSTPDLGDGEDGTRRRSQLWNRVPPGVNSVQQQKATLNIAPEVNEDDDETVGDRRLAEWLQTQGIKCVESQQRILREGFLYDDFLYELERNDLRRLGLKIGEELRIWNALKKHRRLYPPSKRTHSTDDTDGVDHWHHNNCLNDDHIAGIDTR, encoded by the exons atggaagaaacag aaACTCATGCAGTAGTATCGAGCGTTAAGAATAGTGGCAGCATGTCCAACCTTAGTGACATATCTGGCAACACCGCCATACAGGTGTCTGGTGCCAGTTCACACGCAGGCCATGCCCGACCACGCATGGATATTGCGGTGGTGATCGACTGCGAGAAGAGTGCGTTCCTGAGCCACCGTAAAGCGGCCCTGGAGGAGGTACGGCAGGCATGCGCACAGGTCGGTGCCAACCTGCAGCTACTGCAGTTCGAAGTCCTTGACTACGGTGATCTAAACACGCTCGAATACTTCTACAACGCGGACGTGGTCGTGGTAGATCTCAGCGTTCAGACGCAACAGAGTACCCTTTGCTATCAGCTCGGTGTGCGGGAAAGTTTCGAGATGAATGAAAATATCGTCATCTACAATGACACGCAGAATGAGGCAACGCTGCGGATGAAGATCTCCTGCGGCAACTATCAGTTTATCTCGTACCGGCTGCACGAGACCGGTAGCGTTATCATCACTAGTCCACTCAAAGCATCCGCCGACGAACAGGCGGCACAATCTCAACTACAGCAAACGCTGCAACAGCAACCaatacagcaacagcagcaacagcagcagcagcagcaacaacacatGACAACGCTAGTCGCTGCCCTTCGTCGACTGTTCCAAGACGTGGAGATTCAATCGAAGGCTCACCTGCGTGAAAAGTTCCTGGCGGATTTACGCAGCTTGCGGGATCAACATGCGGGTAACGTGGAGGAACTGCAGCGGATGTTACGCAACATGCGCAAACGGTTGGACGATCCGCACGTATTGTCGAAGGAGATCGTACAGACGTATATGCTTTCGTTGCGTGATGTGCAGGACTACGACGCGATGGTCCAGCTGGTGGACGATCTGCAGACGATACCGAATAAGCAAAACTACATCAACACCGGCCATATGCACTATCTGTACGCGTTTGCGCTTAATCGCCGGAACCACGAAGGTGACCGGGAGCGTGCGCTGCGTACCTGCACGAAGGCACTCGAAAAGAAGGAGAACCACTTCCCGGACATGCTGTGCCTGTACGGGCGTATTTACAAAGACATCTTTGTCGAGTCGAACCACACGGACAACGAGAGCCTGAAGAATGCGATCATCTGGTACCGGAAGTCGTTCGAGGTGCAGCCGAACGAGTTCGCCGGCATCAATCTCGCCACGTTGCTTGTGATCGACGGGAAGGATTTTACCGATAAcgagctgcagcacatcggcATGAAGCTGAACAATCTCATCGGCAAGAAGGGTTCGCTGTCGCAGATCAAAGACTACTGGAACGTGGCAACGTTTTTCGAGATTTCCGTACTGGCAGAAAACTATGCCAAAGCGATCCAGGCGGCAGAATGTATGTTTAAGCTGCGCCCACCGAAATGGTACCTGAAGTCGACGATCGGCAACATCATGCTGATCGATCGTGCACGCAAACGCACGGACGAGACGGCCAGCATGAGCATCGAGCAGCAGATATTTGAATTTTGGATGGAATTTTTCCTCGAGGCAACTGCGCGGGAACCGTCGAGCATGGTGCGGTTCCCGATACTGATCCTTGAGCCGCAGAAAATCTACATGCCGAGCTACGTGTCGATACACATGGACGCGGAACAGAAGTCGATCGATATTACCAACATATGTCAGCAGCACACGAAAGGTACCTGCCTGAAGCTGCATGACTTTAACTTTCTCGCGAGCCAAATCAAATCGGTCAGCCTGTACAAGCGGGACGAACGGTGCGCCTACCTGTACGTGCACCACAACTCGGATgattttcagatgtttttccCATCGGTCCAGTGTCGGCAGACGTTCTACGATTTGATACTGCAGATGACGGCCGACCAAGGATCGGGCTTTATCGATCTATCGTCCGCCGAGACGACGGCCGACGAGCTTAAGTATGAGTACGAAATGGACGACGAAGGGCAACGTATACTGCTCGGCAAGGGTACGTACGGTGCGGTATACGCGGCCCGTGATCTCACCACCCAGGTTAAGATCGCGGTGAAGGAGGTGTACGAACGGAACACGCACGATGTACAGCCGCTGCACGAAGAGATCAAGCTACATTCGCAACTGCGTCATCGCAACATCGTACAGTACTGGGGTTCCAAGTCGGAAAACCAGTACTTCAAAATCTTCATGGAGCAAGTGCCGGGCGGTTCGCTGTCCGCGCTGCTCAGCTCCAAATGGGGTCCGCTCAAGGATAACGAAACGACGATCGCATTTTACTCGCGCCAAATACTGGAAGGGCTCAAGTATCTGCACGACCAGAAGATTGTGCACCGCGACATCAAGGGTGGCAATGTGCTGGTCAACACGTACAGTGGTGTGGTGAAGATATCTGACTTTGGTACCTCGAAACGGTTGGCCGGCATTAATCCGGCAACGGAAACGTTCACCGGTACGCTGCAATACATGGCACCGGAGGTTATCGATCAGGGTGTGCGTGGGTACGGACCGGCCGCCGACATTTGGTCGTTCGGCTGTACGGTCGTGGAGATGGCCACCGGGAAACCACCGTTCGTTGAGCTCGGTTGCCCGCAGGCGGCCATGTTTAAGGTCGGTTTCTATAAAACCCATCCCAACATCCCGGAGGAACTGTCGACGGTGTCGAAAAATTTCATCCTACGCTGCTTCGAGGTGAACGTGGACAAACGTGCTACCGCTGCCGAACTGCTTGAGGATCCGTTCCTCTGCGA aAAGCACAAAAAGATGCGCCCATCctttagcagcagcagtacgatCAGTGGGCTACCTCATCCTGCGGCTGGATGTGAATTTTCCCGCAGCGTAAGCATGCCAGCCGATCGGCATAATGCGAAAACGCTTACCTCGCAGCAAAGCTCCGCCAGCTGTAACACACCCACCTTCAGTTCCGAAACAGA GGCCTCTTCGATCCCGCCACTGAATTCTTCGATCGGCATCCATACGGCTAGTCGGTCGATGACggagaggaaaaacaaacattcgttCCAGCTAACACCAATCAAGATGCCCAAAATGCCGAACAGTGTGAGCAGCATCGG AAACATTGCGGAAACTCCATCGCTGGAAATGGATCCCGCCGAACAGACATCCACGGTGTTTCAGCTCAATCGGCGTAGTTCCTCTGGAGGGTTACTATCACCGGAG ATCGATATAACGACGGCCACCGCTAGCAAATTACCCCTAGCTGGTGAAGCGAATGAAAGTGATGGATTCTATCTGCTGAAGAAGGACTCTCAGCGGCGCCAAACACTGGACAAGGTGCTCTGCCATGACGTGAAAAAGATCTGTGAGCTGTGGCTGACGAAGATCGAGCCGGACGCAAATCAGGAACTCGCCATTACCCGTGACCATCTGGAAATGTTGCTGAACGGTCTGCGGAAGTATATCGCGGAACAGCGCACCGACACACTCGAGCAGGCGATCGCCCAGCTGAAGGAGCAGCCCAACTTTAACTCGACCGCGATCGTGCAGCTGCATTTAGCGCTGTACGCTTTCCAGAACACGGTCATCACGGTGCTGCGGTCGCACAACATCAAACCGCACTGGATGTTTGCGCTGGAAAATCTAGTCAAGAGTGCCGTCCATGCAGGCATCACGATCCTGTCACCGAAGCTCGGTGCCAATCTGGCCGGTAACGCACCAAACGATGATGAGTATGATGAGGAAAACAATGACATTACCGCACCGGTTGTCCGTACGGTGCTTGTGAATGGACGCCCGCAAGGACCGGGGCACCATGGACGCGATGAGCGCGATGGTATGATCGGTGTCGGGTACGATTGCGACTACGATGTGTACGATCTGCCCGAGGGTGAGGAAGAACCGATCGACGAGCTGGAGGAACAGCTGACGGCTACGACGACAACGTCCGGTCACGGTACCGGTTATTCGGTGCGTTCCAACAAACCGCGCGCCAGAAGCCACGGTGCGGATACCGCTACCGGCACACCGCTGCAAAAGAAAACGCGCTGGAAAACGCTATGCGAACAGGTGGAAGCACTGCGGGCGGAAAATCAAAGACTGAAGGAGTACCTGCTGGAATCTCAACAATCGTACCAGAGCGCGTTCCGGGCCGTGCTGGAGAGTGGCGCCTTTGCCCGCTGTCTCACCGATCAGCTGGTCGCGCTGATGGAGCGCTGTCTGCACGAACACAGCACACCCGATCTGGGCGATGGTGAGGACGGTACCAGGCGTCGGTCCCAGCTCTGGAACCGTGTGCCCCCAGGTGTGAACAGTGTGCAGCAGCAGAAAGCAACGCTGAATATTGCGCCCGAGGtgaatgaagatgatgatgagacGGTTGGTGATCGGCGGCTAGCGGAATGGTTGCAAACGCAGGGTATTAAGTGTGTCGAGAGTCAACAGCGGATATTGCGCGAAGGTTTTCTGTACGATGATTTCCTGTACGAACTGGAACGTAACGATCTGCGCCGGTTGGGCTTAAA GATTGGTGAAGAGCTACGCATTTGGAACGCGTTGAAGAAGCACCGCAGGCTTTATCCACCGAGTAAACGCACACACTCCACCGACGATACGGATGGTGTTGACCATTGGCATCACAACAACTGTTTGAATGATGATCACATCGCTGGTATCGATACGCGATAG
- the LOC125770772 gene encoding mitogen-activated protein kinase kinase kinase 15 isoform X3, giving the protein MEETETHAVVSSVKNSGSMSNLSDISGNTAIQVSGASSHAGHARPRMDIAVVIDCEKSAFLSHRKAALEEVRQACAQVGANLQLLQFEVLDYGDLNTLEYFYNADVVVVDLSVQTQQSTLCYQLGVRESFEMNENIVIYNDTQNEATLRMKISCGNYQFISYRLHETGSVIITSPLKASADEQAAQSQLQQTLQQQPIQQQQQQQQQQQQHMTTLVAALRRLFQDVEIQSKAHLREKFLADLRSLRDQHAGNVEELQRMLRNMRKRLDDPHVLSKEIVQTYMLSLRDVQDYDAMVQLVDDLQTIPNKQNYINTGHMHYLYAFALNRRNHEGDRERALRTCTKALEKKENHFPDMLCLYGRIYKDIFVESNHTDNESLKNAIIWYRKSFEVQPNEFAGINLATLLVIDGKDFTDNELQHIGMKLNNLIGKKGSLSQIKDYWNVATFFEISVLAENYAKAIQAAECMFKLRPPKWYLKSTIGNIMLIDRARKRTDETASMSIEQQIFEFWMEFFLEATAREPSSMVRFPILILEPQKIYMPSYVSIHMDAEQKSIDITNICQQHTKGTCLKLHDFNFLASQIKSVSLYKRDERCAYLYVHHNSDDFQMFFPSVQCRQTFYDLILQMTADQGSGFIDLSSAETTADELKYEYEMDDEGQRILLGKGTYGAVYAARDLTTQVKIAVKEVYERNTHDVQPLHEEIKLHSQLRHRNIVQYWGSKSENQYFKIFMEQVPGGSLSALLSSKWGPLKDNETTIAFYSRQILEGLKYLHDQKIVHRDIKGGNVLVNTYSGVVKISDFGTSKRLAGINPATETFTGTLQYMAPEVIDQGVRGYGPAADIWSFGCTVVEMATGKPPFVELGCPQAAMFKVGFYKTHPNIPEELSTVSKNFILRCFEVNVDKRATAAELLEDPFLCEKHKKMRPSFSSSSTISGLPHPAAGCEFSRSVSMPADRHNAKTLTSQQSSASCNTPTFSSETENIAETPSLEMDPAEQTSTVFQLNRRSSSGGLLSPEIDITTATASKLPLAGEANESDGFYLLKKDSQRRQTLDKVLCHDVKKICELWLTKIEPDANQELAITRDHLEMLLNGLRKYIAEQRTDTLEQAIAQLKEQPNFNSTAIVQLHLALYAFQNTVITVLRSHNIKPHWMFALENLVKSAVHAGITILSPKLGANLAGNAPNDDEYDEENNDITAPVVRTVLVNGRPQGPGHHGRDERDGMIGVGYDCDYDVYDLPEGEEEPIDELEEQLTATTTTSGHGTGYSVRSNKPRARSHGADTATGTPLQKKTRWKTLCEQVEALRAENQRLKEYLLESQQSYQSAFRAVLESGAFARCLTDQLVALMERCLHEHSTPDLGDGEDGTRRRSQLWNRVPPGVNSVQQQKATLNIAPEVNEDDDETVGDRRLAEWLQTQGIKCVESQQRILREGFLYDDFLYELERNDLRRLGLKIGEELRIWNALKKHRRLYPPSKRTHSTDDTDGVDHWHHNNCLNDDHIAGIDTR; this is encoded by the exons atggaagaaacag aaACTCATGCAGTAGTATCGAGCGTTAAGAATAGTGGCAGCATGTCCAACCTTAGTGACATATCTGGCAACACCGCCATACAGGTGTCTGGTGCCAGTTCACACGCAGGCCATGCCCGACCACGCATGGATATTGCGGTGGTGATCGACTGCGAGAAGAGTGCGTTCCTGAGCCACCGTAAAGCGGCCCTGGAGGAGGTACGGCAGGCATGCGCACAGGTCGGTGCCAACCTGCAGCTACTGCAGTTCGAAGTCCTTGACTACGGTGATCTAAACACGCTCGAATACTTCTACAACGCGGACGTGGTCGTGGTAGATCTCAGCGTTCAGACGCAACAGAGTACCCTTTGCTATCAGCTCGGTGTGCGGGAAAGTTTCGAGATGAATGAAAATATCGTCATCTACAATGACACGCAGAATGAGGCAACGCTGCGGATGAAGATCTCCTGCGGCAACTATCAGTTTATCTCGTACCGGCTGCACGAGACCGGTAGCGTTATCATCACTAGTCCACTCAAAGCATCCGCCGACGAACAGGCGGCACAATCTCAACTACAGCAAACGCTGCAACAGCAACCaatacagcaacagcagcaacagcagcagcagcagcaacaacacatGACAACGCTAGTCGCTGCCCTTCGTCGACTGTTCCAAGACGTGGAGATTCAATCGAAGGCTCACCTGCGTGAAAAGTTCCTGGCGGATTTACGCAGCTTGCGGGATCAACATGCGGGTAACGTGGAGGAACTGCAGCGGATGTTACGCAACATGCGCAAACGGTTGGACGATCCGCACGTATTGTCGAAGGAGATCGTACAGACGTATATGCTTTCGTTGCGTGATGTGCAGGACTACGACGCGATGGTCCAGCTGGTGGACGATCTGCAGACGATACCGAATAAGCAAAACTACATCAACACCGGCCATATGCACTATCTGTACGCGTTTGCGCTTAATCGCCGGAACCACGAAGGTGACCGGGAGCGTGCGCTGCGTACCTGCACGAAGGCACTCGAAAAGAAGGAGAACCACTTCCCGGACATGCTGTGCCTGTACGGGCGTATTTACAAAGACATCTTTGTCGAGTCGAACCACACGGACAACGAGAGCCTGAAGAATGCGATCATCTGGTACCGGAAGTCGTTCGAGGTGCAGCCGAACGAGTTCGCCGGCATCAATCTCGCCACGTTGCTTGTGATCGACGGGAAGGATTTTACCGATAAcgagctgcagcacatcggcATGAAGCTGAACAATCTCATCGGCAAGAAGGGTTCGCTGTCGCAGATCAAAGACTACTGGAACGTGGCAACGTTTTTCGAGATTTCCGTACTGGCAGAAAACTATGCCAAAGCGATCCAGGCGGCAGAATGTATGTTTAAGCTGCGCCCACCGAAATGGTACCTGAAGTCGACGATCGGCAACATCATGCTGATCGATCGTGCACGCAAACGCACGGACGAGACGGCCAGCATGAGCATCGAGCAGCAGATATTTGAATTTTGGATGGAATTTTTCCTCGAGGCAACTGCGCGGGAACCGTCGAGCATGGTGCGGTTCCCGATACTGATCCTTGAGCCGCAGAAAATCTACATGCCGAGCTACGTGTCGATACACATGGACGCGGAACAGAAGTCGATCGATATTACCAACATATGTCAGCAGCACACGAAAGGTACCTGCCTGAAGCTGCATGACTTTAACTTTCTCGCGAGCCAAATCAAATCGGTCAGCCTGTACAAGCGGGACGAACGGTGCGCCTACCTGTACGTGCACCACAACTCGGATgattttcagatgtttttccCATCGGTCCAGTGTCGGCAGACGTTCTACGATTTGATACTGCAGATGACGGCCGACCAAGGATCGGGCTTTATCGATCTATCGTCCGCCGAGACGACGGCCGACGAGCTTAAGTATGAGTACGAAATGGACGACGAAGGGCAACGTATACTGCTCGGCAAGGGTACGTACGGTGCGGTATACGCGGCCCGTGATCTCACCACCCAGGTTAAGATCGCGGTGAAGGAGGTGTACGAACGGAACACGCACGATGTACAGCCGCTGCACGAAGAGATCAAGCTACATTCGCAACTGCGTCATCGCAACATCGTACAGTACTGGGGTTCCAAGTCGGAAAACCAGTACTTCAAAATCTTCATGGAGCAAGTGCCGGGCGGTTCGCTGTCCGCGCTGCTCAGCTCCAAATGGGGTCCGCTCAAGGATAACGAAACGACGATCGCATTTTACTCGCGCCAAATACTGGAAGGGCTCAAGTATCTGCACGACCAGAAGATTGTGCACCGCGACATCAAGGGTGGCAATGTGCTGGTCAACACGTACAGTGGTGTGGTGAAGATATCTGACTTTGGTACCTCGAAACGGTTGGCCGGCATTAATCCGGCAACGGAAACGTTCACCGGTACGCTGCAATACATGGCACCGGAGGTTATCGATCAGGGTGTGCGTGGGTACGGACCGGCCGCCGACATTTGGTCGTTCGGCTGTACGGTCGTGGAGATGGCCACCGGGAAACCACCGTTCGTTGAGCTCGGTTGCCCGCAGGCGGCCATGTTTAAGGTCGGTTTCTATAAAACCCATCCCAACATCCCGGAGGAACTGTCGACGGTGTCGAAAAATTTCATCCTACGCTGCTTCGAGGTGAACGTGGACAAACGTGCTACCGCTGCCGAACTGCTTGAGGATCCGTTCCTCTGCGA aAAGCACAAAAAGATGCGCCCATCctttagcagcagcagtacgatCAGTGGGCTACCTCATCCTGCGGCTGGATGTGAATTTTCCCGCAGCGTAAGCATGCCAGCCGATCGGCATAATGCGAAAACGCTTACCTCGCAGCAAAGCTCCGCCAGCTGTAACACACCCACCTTCAGTTCCGAAACAGA AAACATTGCGGAAACTCCATCGCTGGAAATGGATCCCGCCGAACAGACATCCACGGTGTTTCAGCTCAATCGGCGTAGTTCCTCTGGAGGGTTACTATCACCGGAG ATCGATATAACGACGGCCACCGCTAGCAAATTACCCCTAGCTGGTGAAGCGAATGAAAGTGATGGATTCTATCTGCTGAAGAAGGACTCTCAGCGGCGCCAAACACTGGACAAGGTGCTCTGCCATGACGTGAAAAAGATCTGTGAGCTGTGGCTGACGAAGATCGAGCCGGACGCAAATCAGGAACTCGCCATTACCCGTGACCATCTGGAAATGTTGCTGAACGGTCTGCGGAAGTATATCGCGGAACAGCGCACCGACACACTCGAGCAGGCGATCGCCCAGCTGAAGGAGCAGCCCAACTTTAACTCGACCGCGATCGTGCAGCTGCATTTAGCGCTGTACGCTTTCCAGAACACGGTCATCACGGTGCTGCGGTCGCACAACATCAAACCGCACTGGATGTTTGCGCTGGAAAATCTAGTCAAGAGTGCCGTCCATGCAGGCATCACGATCCTGTCACCGAAGCTCGGTGCCAATCTGGCCGGTAACGCACCAAACGATGATGAGTATGATGAGGAAAACAATGACATTACCGCACCGGTTGTCCGTACGGTGCTTGTGAATGGACGCCCGCAAGGACCGGGGCACCATGGACGCGATGAGCGCGATGGTATGATCGGTGTCGGGTACGATTGCGACTACGATGTGTACGATCTGCCCGAGGGTGAGGAAGAACCGATCGACGAGCTGGAGGAACAGCTGACGGCTACGACGACAACGTCCGGTCACGGTACCGGTTATTCGGTGCGTTCCAACAAACCGCGCGCCAGAAGCCACGGTGCGGATACCGCTACCGGCACACCGCTGCAAAAGAAAACGCGCTGGAAAACGCTATGCGAACAGGTGGAAGCACTGCGGGCGGAAAATCAAAGACTGAAGGAGTACCTGCTGGAATCTCAACAATCGTACCAGAGCGCGTTCCGGGCCGTGCTGGAGAGTGGCGCCTTTGCCCGCTGTCTCACCGATCAGCTGGTCGCGCTGATGGAGCGCTGTCTGCACGAACACAGCACACCCGATCTGGGCGATGGTGAGGACGGTACCAGGCGTCGGTCCCAGCTCTGGAACCGTGTGCCCCCAGGTGTGAACAGTGTGCAGCAGCAGAAAGCAACGCTGAATATTGCGCCCGAGGtgaatgaagatgatgatgagacGGTTGGTGATCGGCGGCTAGCGGAATGGTTGCAAACGCAGGGTATTAAGTGTGTCGAGAGTCAACAGCGGATATTGCGCGAAGGTTTTCTGTACGATGATTTCCTGTACGAACTGGAACGTAACGATCTGCGCCGGTTGGGCTTAAA GATTGGTGAAGAGCTACGCATTTGGAACGCGTTGAAGAAGCACCGCAGGCTTTATCCACCGAGTAAACGCACACACTCCACCGACGATACGGATGGTGTTGACCATTGGCATCACAACAACTGTTTGAATGATGATCACATCGCTGGTATCGATACGCGATAG